One genomic region from Tachysurus fulvidraco isolate hzauxx_2018 chromosome 14, HZAU_PFXX_2.0, whole genome shotgun sequence encodes:
- the pde4d gene encoding cAMP-specific 3',5'-cyclic phosphodiesterase 4D isoform X4, translating into MKSGRPYRVRERRMIHLSDLPFRRHSWICFDVDNGTSSGRSPLDPMASPGSGLILQANFVHSQRRESFLYRSDSDYDLSPKSMSRNSSIASDIHGDDMIVTPFAQVLASLRTVRNNFSALTNVQQERASNKRSPMCNPPPITKTTYTEEAYQKLATETLEELDWCLDQLETLQTRHSVSEMASNKFKRMLNRELTHLSEMSRSGNQVSEFISNTFLDKQHEVEMPSPQSQKDKEKKKRPMSQISGVKKLTHSSSLTNSNIPRFGVKTDTEESLAKELEDVNKWGLNVFKVTEFSGNRPLTVMMHTIFQERDLLKTFKIPLDTFITYLMTLEDHYHSDVAYHNNIHAADVTQSTHVLLSSPALEAVFTDLEILAAIFASAIHDVDHPGVSNQFLINTNSELALMYNDSSVLENHHLAVGFKLLQEENCDIFQNLTKKQRQSLRKMVIDIVLATDMSKHMNLLADLKTMVETKKVTSSGVLLLDNYSDRIQVLQNMVHCADLSNPTKPLQLYRQWTDRIMEEFFSQGDRERERGMEISPMCDKHNASVEKSQVGFIDYIVHPLWETWADLVHPDAQDILDTLEDNREWYQSTIPQSPSPSLDTNADGRRNTTHDKFQFELTLEEDGESDTEKDSGSPPDEDDEEEEEEDENSCSDSKTLCTQDSECTEIPLDEQVTEGEEVGEEPREEEGEISEPCVLVEREEEEEEEEEEEEEEEEEEEQDTANT; encoded by the exons ttttgatGTGGATAATGGAACGTCGTCAGGACGCAGCCCATTGGACCCGATGGCCAGCCCAGGCTCGGGTCTCATCCTGCAGGCCAACTTTGTGCATAGCCAGCGGAGGGAGTCGTTCCTGTACCGCTCCGACAGTGACTATGACCTCTCACCAAAGTCCATGTCGAGAAACTCCTCCATTGCCAGTGACAT ACATGGAGATGACATGATTGTTACCCCTTTTGCACAG GTCCTGGCTAGCTTGAGAACTGTACGGAATAATTTTTCAGCACTGACGAATGTACAACAAGAACGAGCCTCCAACAA GAGATCGCCGATGTGTAACCCTCCCCCCATCACAAAGACTACATACACAG AAGAGGCCTACCAGAAGCTGGCCACCGAGACATTGGAGGAGCTCGACTGGTGCCTAGACCAGCTGGAGACCCTGCAGACCCGGCACTCGGTCAGCGAGATGGCCTCTAACAAG TTCAAGAGGATGTTGAACCGAGAGCTGACCCACCTGTCTGAAATGAGCCGCTCTGGAAACCAGGTGTCTGAGTTCATCTCTAATACTTTTTTAG ACAAGCAGCATGAAGTAGAAATGCCGTCTCCACAGTCACAGAAGgacaaagagaagaagaagcGGCCGATGTCCCAAATCAGCGGCGTGAAGAAGCTTACTCACAGTTCCAGCCTCACCAATTCCAACATCCCTCGCTTTGGAGtcaagacagacacagaggaatCACTggccaag gagCTTGAAGATGTGAACAAATGGGGCCTTAATGTTTTCAAAGTCACAGAGTTCTCTGGCAACAGACCTTTAACAGTTATGATGCACACAATATTCCAG GAGAGAGacttattaaaaacatttaaaattccaCTTGACACTTTTATAACGTATCTGATGACGTTAGAAGACCATTACCATAGCGATGTTGCctaccacaacaacatccacgCTGCCGACGTGACTCAGTCCACTCATGTGCTGCTCTCCAGCCCTGCTCTCGAG GCTGTTTTCACAGATTTAGAGATTCTTGCTGCCATATTTGCCAGCGCGATACACGATGTCGATCATCCTGGCGTCTCCAACCAGTTCCTCATTAACACTA ACTCTGAGCTGGCTCTGATGTATAATGACTCGTCTGTGTTGGAGAACCATCACCTGGCTGTGGGCTTTAAGCTGCTGCAGGAGGAGAACTGTGACATCTTCCAGAACCTCACCAAGAAACAGAGACAGTCGCTGCGCAAGATGGTCATCGACATA GTTCTGGCGACGGACATGTCGAAACACATGAATTTACTGGCAGATCTTAAAACCATGGTGGAGACAAAAAAAGTCACCAGCTCTGGAGTACTGCTGCTGGATAATTATTCAGACAGGATACAG GTGCTACAGAACATGGTGCATTGTGCAGACCTCAGTAACCCCACCAAGCCTCTGCAGCTGTACCGCCAGTGGACGGACCGCATCATGGAGGAGTTCTTCAGCCAGGGAGACCGTGAGAGGGAGCGTGGCATGGAGATAAGCCCCATGTGTGACAAACACAACGCTTCAGTTGAGAAATCCCAG GTGGGCTTTATAGACTACATTGTGCACCCGCTGTGGGAAACATGGGCAGACCTGGTGCACCCTGATGCCCAGGACATCTTGGACACGTTGGAGGACAACAGGGAGTGGTACCAGAGCACCATCCCGCAGAGCCCATCCCCCTCACTGGACACAAATGCAGATGGGCGGCGCAACACCACCCACGACAAGTTCCAGTTTGAGCTCACGCTGGAGGAGGACGGAGAATCAGACACGGAAAAGGACAGCGGCAGCCCTCCAGACGAGGATgacgaggaggaagaggaagaagatgagAACAGCTGCAGTGACTCTAAAACCCTTTGCACACAGGACTCGGAGTGTACTGAGATCCCCCTGGATGAACAGGTGACTGAGGGGGAGGAGGTAGGAGAGGAGCCGAGAGAGGAAGAGGGCGAGATATCAGAACCCTGTGTTTTAGTGGAacgagaggaggaggaggaggaggaggaagaggaggaggaggaagaagaggaggaggaagagcaggaCACTGCCAATACGTAA
- the pde4d gene encoding cAMP-specific 3',5'-cyclic phosphodiesterase 4D isoform X7, producing MPEANYLLTVSWGYIKFKRMLNRELTHLSEMSRSGNQVSEFISNTFLDKQHEVEMPSPQSQKDKEKKKRPMSQISGVKKLTHSSSLTNSNIPRFGVKTDTEESLAKELEDVNKWGLNVFKVTEFSGNRPLTVMMHTIFQERDLLKTFKIPLDTFITYLMTLEDHYHSDVAYHNNIHAADVTQSTHVLLSSPALEAVFTDLEILAAIFASAIHDVDHPGVSNQFLINTNSELALMYNDSSVLENHHLAVGFKLLQEENCDIFQNLTKKQRQSLRKMVIDIVLATDMSKHMNLLADLKTMVETKKVTSSGVLLLDNYSDRIQVLQNMVHCADLSNPTKPLQLYRQWTDRIMEEFFSQGDRERERGMEISPMCDKHNASVEKSQVGFIDYIVHPLWETWADLVHPDAQDILDTLEDNREWYQSTIPQSPSPSLDTNADGRRNTTHDKFQFELTLEEDGESDTEKDSGSPPDEDDEEEEEEDENSCSDSKTLCTQDSECTEIPLDEQVTEGEEVGEEPREEEGEISEPCVLVEREEEEEEEEEEEEEEEEEEEQDTANT from the exons ATGCCTGAGGCAAATTACTTGCTTACCGTTTCTTGGGGATACATAAAG TTCAAGAGGATGTTGAACCGAGAGCTGACCCACCTGTCTGAAATGAGCCGCTCTGGAAACCAGGTGTCTGAGTTCATCTCTAATACTTTTTTAG ACAAGCAGCATGAAGTAGAAATGCCGTCTCCACAGTCACAGAAGgacaaagagaagaagaagcGGCCGATGTCCCAAATCAGCGGCGTGAAGAAGCTTACTCACAGTTCCAGCCTCACCAATTCCAACATCCCTCGCTTTGGAGtcaagacagacacagaggaatCACTggccaag gagCTTGAAGATGTGAACAAATGGGGCCTTAATGTTTTCAAAGTCACAGAGTTCTCTGGCAACAGACCTTTAACAGTTATGATGCACACAATATTCCAG GAGAGAGacttattaaaaacatttaaaattccaCTTGACACTTTTATAACGTATCTGATGACGTTAGAAGACCATTACCATAGCGATGTTGCctaccacaacaacatccacgCTGCCGACGTGACTCAGTCCACTCATGTGCTGCTCTCCAGCCCTGCTCTCGAG GCTGTTTTCACAGATTTAGAGATTCTTGCTGCCATATTTGCCAGCGCGATACACGATGTCGATCATCCTGGCGTCTCCAACCAGTTCCTCATTAACACTA ACTCTGAGCTGGCTCTGATGTATAATGACTCGTCTGTGTTGGAGAACCATCACCTGGCTGTGGGCTTTAAGCTGCTGCAGGAGGAGAACTGTGACATCTTCCAGAACCTCACCAAGAAACAGAGACAGTCGCTGCGCAAGATGGTCATCGACATA GTTCTGGCGACGGACATGTCGAAACACATGAATTTACTGGCAGATCTTAAAACCATGGTGGAGACAAAAAAAGTCACCAGCTCTGGAGTACTGCTGCTGGATAATTATTCAGACAGGATACAG GTGCTACAGAACATGGTGCATTGTGCAGACCTCAGTAACCCCACCAAGCCTCTGCAGCTGTACCGCCAGTGGACGGACCGCATCATGGAGGAGTTCTTCAGCCAGGGAGACCGTGAGAGGGAGCGTGGCATGGAGATAAGCCCCATGTGTGACAAACACAACGCTTCAGTTGAGAAATCCCAG GTGGGCTTTATAGACTACATTGTGCACCCGCTGTGGGAAACATGGGCAGACCTGGTGCACCCTGATGCCCAGGACATCTTGGACACGTTGGAGGACAACAGGGAGTGGTACCAGAGCACCATCCCGCAGAGCCCATCCCCCTCACTGGACACAAATGCAGATGGGCGGCGCAACACCACCCACGACAAGTTCCAGTTTGAGCTCACGCTGGAGGAGGACGGAGAATCAGACACGGAAAAGGACAGCGGCAGCCCTCCAGACGAGGATgacgaggaggaagaggaagaagatgagAACAGCTGCAGTGACTCTAAAACCCTTTGCACACAGGACTCGGAGTGTACTGAGATCCCCCTGGATGAACAGGTGACTGAGGGGGAGGAGGTAGGAGAGGAGCCGAGAGAGGAAGAGGGCGAGATATCAGAACCCTGTGTTTTAGTGGAacgagaggaggaggaggaggaggaggaagaggaggaggaggaagaagaggaggaggaagagcaggaCACTGCCAATACGTAA
- the pde4d gene encoding cAMP-specific 3',5'-cyclic phosphodiesterase 4D isoform X6 produces MSSPKSKKRKRYFKSHSFDVDNGTSSGRSPLDPMASPGSGLILQANFVHSQRRESFLYRSDSDYDLSPKSMSRNSSIASDIHGDDMIVTPFAQVLASLRTVRNNFSALTNVQQERASNKRSPMCNPPPITKTTYTEEAYQKLATETLEELDWCLDQLETLQTRHSVSEMASNKFKRMLNRELTHLSEMSRSGNQVSEFISNTFLDKQHEVEMPSPQSQKDKEKKKRPMSQISGVKKLTHSSSLTNSNIPRFGVKTDTEESLAKELEDVNKWGLNVFKVTEFSGNRPLTVMMHTIFQERDLLKTFKIPLDTFITYLMTLEDHYHSDVAYHNNIHAADVTQSTHVLLSSPALEAVFTDLEILAAIFASAIHDVDHPGVSNQFLINTNSELALMYNDSSVLENHHLAVGFKLLQEENCDIFQNLTKKQRQSLRKMVIDIVLATDMSKHMNLLADLKTMVETKKVTSSGVLLLDNYSDRIQVLQNMVHCADLSNPTKPLQLYRQWTDRIMEEFFSQGDRERERGMEISPMCDKHNASVEKSQVGFIDYIVHPLWETWADLVHPDAQDILDTLEDNREWYQSTIPQSPSPSLDTNADGRRNTTHDKFQFELTLEEDGESDTEKDSGSPPDEDDEEEEEEDENSCSDSKTLCTQDSECTEIPLDEQVTEGEEVGEEPREEEGEISEPCVLVEREEEEEEEEEEEEEEEEEEEQDTANT; encoded by the exons ATGAGCTCTCCTAAAAGCAAGAAGAGGAAACGCTACTTTAAATCTCACAG ttttgatGTGGATAATGGAACGTCGTCAGGACGCAGCCCATTGGACCCGATGGCCAGCCCAGGCTCGGGTCTCATCCTGCAGGCCAACTTTGTGCATAGCCAGCGGAGGGAGTCGTTCCTGTACCGCTCCGACAGTGACTATGACCTCTCACCAAAGTCCATGTCGAGAAACTCCTCCATTGCCAGTGACAT ACATGGAGATGACATGATTGTTACCCCTTTTGCACAG GTCCTGGCTAGCTTGAGAACTGTACGGAATAATTTTTCAGCACTGACGAATGTACAACAAGAACGAGCCTCCAACAA GAGATCGCCGATGTGTAACCCTCCCCCCATCACAAAGACTACATACACAG AAGAGGCCTACCAGAAGCTGGCCACCGAGACATTGGAGGAGCTCGACTGGTGCCTAGACCAGCTGGAGACCCTGCAGACCCGGCACTCGGTCAGCGAGATGGCCTCTAACAAG TTCAAGAGGATGTTGAACCGAGAGCTGACCCACCTGTCTGAAATGAGCCGCTCTGGAAACCAGGTGTCTGAGTTCATCTCTAATACTTTTTTAG ACAAGCAGCATGAAGTAGAAATGCCGTCTCCACAGTCACAGAAGgacaaagagaagaagaagcGGCCGATGTCCCAAATCAGCGGCGTGAAGAAGCTTACTCACAGTTCCAGCCTCACCAATTCCAACATCCCTCGCTTTGGAGtcaagacagacacagaggaatCACTggccaag gagCTTGAAGATGTGAACAAATGGGGCCTTAATGTTTTCAAAGTCACAGAGTTCTCTGGCAACAGACCTTTAACAGTTATGATGCACACAATATTCCAG GAGAGAGacttattaaaaacatttaaaattccaCTTGACACTTTTATAACGTATCTGATGACGTTAGAAGACCATTACCATAGCGATGTTGCctaccacaacaacatccacgCTGCCGACGTGACTCAGTCCACTCATGTGCTGCTCTCCAGCCCTGCTCTCGAG GCTGTTTTCACAGATTTAGAGATTCTTGCTGCCATATTTGCCAGCGCGATACACGATGTCGATCATCCTGGCGTCTCCAACCAGTTCCTCATTAACACTA ACTCTGAGCTGGCTCTGATGTATAATGACTCGTCTGTGTTGGAGAACCATCACCTGGCTGTGGGCTTTAAGCTGCTGCAGGAGGAGAACTGTGACATCTTCCAGAACCTCACCAAGAAACAGAGACAGTCGCTGCGCAAGATGGTCATCGACATA GTTCTGGCGACGGACATGTCGAAACACATGAATTTACTGGCAGATCTTAAAACCATGGTGGAGACAAAAAAAGTCACCAGCTCTGGAGTACTGCTGCTGGATAATTATTCAGACAGGATACAG GTGCTACAGAACATGGTGCATTGTGCAGACCTCAGTAACCCCACCAAGCCTCTGCAGCTGTACCGCCAGTGGACGGACCGCATCATGGAGGAGTTCTTCAGCCAGGGAGACCGTGAGAGGGAGCGTGGCATGGAGATAAGCCCCATGTGTGACAAACACAACGCTTCAGTTGAGAAATCCCAG GTGGGCTTTATAGACTACATTGTGCACCCGCTGTGGGAAACATGGGCAGACCTGGTGCACCCTGATGCCCAGGACATCTTGGACACGTTGGAGGACAACAGGGAGTGGTACCAGAGCACCATCCCGCAGAGCCCATCCCCCTCACTGGACACAAATGCAGATGGGCGGCGCAACACCACCCACGACAAGTTCCAGTTTGAGCTCACGCTGGAGGAGGACGGAGAATCAGACACGGAAAAGGACAGCGGCAGCCCTCCAGACGAGGATgacgaggaggaagaggaagaagatgagAACAGCTGCAGTGACTCTAAAACCCTTTGCACACAGGACTCGGAGTGTACTGAGATCCCCCTGGATGAACAGGTGACTGAGGGGGAGGAGGTAGGAGAGGAGCCGAGAGAGGAAGAGGGCGAGATATCAGAACCCTGTGTTTTAGTGGAacgagaggaggaggaggaggaggaggaagaggaggaggaggaagaagaggaggaggaagagcaggaCACTGCCAATACGTAA
- the pde4d gene encoding cAMP-specific 3',5'-cyclic phosphodiesterase 4D isoform X5 has protein sequence MSIVMKPRSRSTSSLKCTEGFDVDNGTSSGRSPLDPMASPGSGLILQANFVHSQRRESFLYRSDSDYDLSPKSMSRNSSIASDIHGDDMIVTPFAQVLASLRTVRNNFSALTNVQQERASNKRSPMCNPPPITKTTYTEEAYQKLATETLEELDWCLDQLETLQTRHSVSEMASNKFKRMLNRELTHLSEMSRSGNQVSEFISNTFLDKQHEVEMPSPQSQKDKEKKKRPMSQISGVKKLTHSSSLTNSNIPRFGVKTDTEESLAKELEDVNKWGLNVFKVTEFSGNRPLTVMMHTIFQERDLLKTFKIPLDTFITYLMTLEDHYHSDVAYHNNIHAADVTQSTHVLLSSPALEAVFTDLEILAAIFASAIHDVDHPGVSNQFLINTNSELALMYNDSSVLENHHLAVGFKLLQEENCDIFQNLTKKQRQSLRKMVIDIVLATDMSKHMNLLADLKTMVETKKVTSSGVLLLDNYSDRIQVLQNMVHCADLSNPTKPLQLYRQWTDRIMEEFFSQGDRERERGMEISPMCDKHNASVEKSQVGFIDYIVHPLWETWADLVHPDAQDILDTLEDNREWYQSTIPQSPSPSLDTNADGRRNTTHDKFQFELTLEEDGESDTEKDSGSPPDEDDEEEEEEDENSCSDSKTLCTQDSECTEIPLDEQVTEGEEVGEEPREEEGEISEPCVLVEREEEEEEEEEEEEEEEEEEEQDTANT, from the exons ATGAGCATTGTTATGAAGCCGCGCTCACGCTCCACCAGCTCACTGAAATGCACAGAAGG ttttgatGTGGATAATGGAACGTCGTCAGGACGCAGCCCATTGGACCCGATGGCCAGCCCAGGCTCGGGTCTCATCCTGCAGGCCAACTTTGTGCATAGCCAGCGGAGGGAGTCGTTCCTGTACCGCTCCGACAGTGACTATGACCTCTCACCAAAGTCCATGTCGAGAAACTCCTCCATTGCCAGTGACAT ACATGGAGATGACATGATTGTTACCCCTTTTGCACAG GTCCTGGCTAGCTTGAGAACTGTACGGAATAATTTTTCAGCACTGACGAATGTACAACAAGAACGAGCCTCCAACAA GAGATCGCCGATGTGTAACCCTCCCCCCATCACAAAGACTACATACACAG AAGAGGCCTACCAGAAGCTGGCCACCGAGACATTGGAGGAGCTCGACTGGTGCCTAGACCAGCTGGAGACCCTGCAGACCCGGCACTCGGTCAGCGAGATGGCCTCTAACAAG TTCAAGAGGATGTTGAACCGAGAGCTGACCCACCTGTCTGAAATGAGCCGCTCTGGAAACCAGGTGTCTGAGTTCATCTCTAATACTTTTTTAG ACAAGCAGCATGAAGTAGAAATGCCGTCTCCACAGTCACAGAAGgacaaagagaagaagaagcGGCCGATGTCCCAAATCAGCGGCGTGAAGAAGCTTACTCACAGTTCCAGCCTCACCAATTCCAACATCCCTCGCTTTGGAGtcaagacagacacagaggaatCACTggccaag gagCTTGAAGATGTGAACAAATGGGGCCTTAATGTTTTCAAAGTCACAGAGTTCTCTGGCAACAGACCTTTAACAGTTATGATGCACACAATATTCCAG GAGAGAGacttattaaaaacatttaaaattccaCTTGACACTTTTATAACGTATCTGATGACGTTAGAAGACCATTACCATAGCGATGTTGCctaccacaacaacatccacgCTGCCGACGTGACTCAGTCCACTCATGTGCTGCTCTCCAGCCCTGCTCTCGAG GCTGTTTTCACAGATTTAGAGATTCTTGCTGCCATATTTGCCAGCGCGATACACGATGTCGATCATCCTGGCGTCTCCAACCAGTTCCTCATTAACACTA ACTCTGAGCTGGCTCTGATGTATAATGACTCGTCTGTGTTGGAGAACCATCACCTGGCTGTGGGCTTTAAGCTGCTGCAGGAGGAGAACTGTGACATCTTCCAGAACCTCACCAAGAAACAGAGACAGTCGCTGCGCAAGATGGTCATCGACATA GTTCTGGCGACGGACATGTCGAAACACATGAATTTACTGGCAGATCTTAAAACCATGGTGGAGACAAAAAAAGTCACCAGCTCTGGAGTACTGCTGCTGGATAATTATTCAGACAGGATACAG GTGCTACAGAACATGGTGCATTGTGCAGACCTCAGTAACCCCACCAAGCCTCTGCAGCTGTACCGCCAGTGGACGGACCGCATCATGGAGGAGTTCTTCAGCCAGGGAGACCGTGAGAGGGAGCGTGGCATGGAGATAAGCCCCATGTGTGACAAACACAACGCTTCAGTTGAGAAATCCCAG GTGGGCTTTATAGACTACATTGTGCACCCGCTGTGGGAAACATGGGCAGACCTGGTGCACCCTGATGCCCAGGACATCTTGGACACGTTGGAGGACAACAGGGAGTGGTACCAGAGCACCATCCCGCAGAGCCCATCCCCCTCACTGGACACAAATGCAGATGGGCGGCGCAACACCACCCACGACAAGTTCCAGTTTGAGCTCACGCTGGAGGAGGACGGAGAATCAGACACGGAAAAGGACAGCGGCAGCCCTCCAGACGAGGATgacgaggaggaagaggaagaagatgagAACAGCTGCAGTGACTCTAAAACCCTTTGCACACAGGACTCGGAGTGTACTGAGATCCCCCTGGATGAACAGGTGACTGAGGGGGAGGAGGTAGGAGAGGAGCCGAGAGAGGAAGAGGGCGAGATATCAGAACCCTGTGTTTTAGTGGAacgagaggaggaggaggaggaggaggaagaggaggaggaggaagaagaggaggaggaagagcaggaCACTGCCAATACGTAA